The following are encoded together in the Vicia villosa cultivar HV-30 ecotype Madison, WI unplaced genomic scaffold, Vvil1.0 ctg.000397F_1_1, whole genome shotgun sequence genome:
- the LOC131627715 gene encoding probable leucine-rich repeat receptor-like serine/threonine-protein kinase At3g14840 isoform X4, with amino-acid sequence MNTTFQFFSLFVIAIWFISLTAFGAATIHPDEKKALEDIAKSLGKKDWNFNIDPCSNKPNWTMGEPPNRRLDIVQSNVYCNCSIAGDNFCHVISITLKGQNLPGTLPPRLTRLRYLQTIDLSRNYLHGTIPKQWGSMMNISKIALPVNRLTGSIPAEIANISTLQNLELWNNQLSGNLPPELGYLTQIQTLRVSSNNFTGELPVTLAKLITLLDFRIEDNQFSGKIPDYIQNWKSIQKLMIQGSGLSGPIPSGISLLTNLTNLRISDLNGSDYAPLPQLNNLTSLEKLDLSFNNLSGIIPSTYAYLNNLTYIILTGNLLTGSMPPWSTKVNVDLSYNNFSLSQVSQICQNDKVNLFSTSWARNDIGTTSCLSFECPKPSNSLYINCGGNQAKVNRTTYDGDSDSSGPARFHASPTGKWASSTTGAFIDSDQLGATYYSTKYTSTLTMVDAELYMTARVSPISLTYYGFCLENGSYTVNLHFAEIMIRDDQTYGSLGRRVFDIYLQGKAVQKDFNIAEEAGGVGKKIVKQFNVVVTSNTLEIRLYWAGKGTQFLPNRSVYGPLISAISVETADSPHGSISAGAVVGIVVAATVIIILVFGTLWWKGCFGKKNSLAKELESLDLHTGLFTLRQIKAATNNFDLSNKIGEGGFGPVYKGCLPNGTLIAVKQLSSKSKQGNREFLNEIGMISALQHPYLVKLYGCCVEGDQLLLIYEYLENNSLARALFGPEEHQIRLDWSTRKKICVGIARGLAYLHEESRLKVVHRDIKATNVLLDKDLDPKISDFGLARLDEEENTHISTRIAGTYGYMAPEYAMHGYLTDKADVYSFGIVVLEIISGKNNTLYRSKEEAFYLLDWAHLLKERGDLMELVDRRLGADFNKKEAMVVINVALLCTNVTSNLRPSMSSVVSYLEGRTMVPEFVSDSSEVMDEKKMEVMRKYYYQMEENTSQSQRILNDGSWTATSSSAVDLYPVHLDSSYWEERN; translated from the exons ATGAACACTACCTTTCAATTTTTCTCCCTTTTCGTCATTGCCATTTGGTTCATATCTCTTACAGCTTTTGGAGCTGCTACTATTCACCCCGACGAAA AGAAAGCTCTTGAAGATATAGCTAAATCACTTGGTAAGAAGGATTGGAACTTCAACATAGATCCATGCAGCAACAAACCTAACTGGACTATGGGTGAGCCTCCCAATCGCAGATTGGATATCGTACAGAGCAATGTTTACTGTAACTGCTCTATTGCCGGTGACAATTTCTGCCATGTTATTTCAAT AACTTTGAAAGGGCAAAATCTTCCTGGCACTCTCCCACCAAGACTGACCAGGTTGCGTTACCTTCAAACAAT TGACCTCTCTCGCAATTATTTGCATGGTACAATTCCAAAACAATGGGGCTCCATGATGAATATTAGTAAAAT TGCTCTTCCAGTAAACCGATTAACGGGTTCAATACCAGCtgagattgcaaacatatctactCTCCAAAATTT GGAGTTATGGAACAATCAGTTGTCAGGAAATCTTCCTCCTGAACTTGGGTATCTAACCCAAATTCAAACACT GCGAGTTTCCTCTAACAATTTTACTGGAGAACTACCTGTGACATTGGCCAAGCTCATTACATTGCTGGATTT CCGAATTGAGGACAATCAATTCTCTGGAAAGATACCTGATTATATTCAGAACTGGAAAAGTATACAAAAACT AATGATTCAAGGAAGTGGATTAAGTGGGCCGATTCCTTCTGGAATTTCACTCTTGACAAACTTAACTAACTT GAGAATTAGTGATTTGAATGGATCTGACTATGCACCTTTGCCACAACTTAATAATCTGACGTCATTAGAAAAACT AGACCTCAGCTTTAACAACTTAAGTGGAATAATTCCTTCGACCTATGCTTACCTAAACAACTTGACATACAT AATTTTAACTGGAAACCTTCTCACTGGATCAATGCCTCCTTGGTCAACAAAAGTCAACGT AGACCTTTCATACAATAACTTCAGCTTAAGCCAAGTGAGTCAGATATGTCAAAATGATAAAGT GAACTTGTTTTCTACCTCATGGGCACGCAATGACAT AGGAACAACTTCGTGTTTGAGCTTTGAATGTCCCAAAC CCTCAAACTCCCTTTATATAAATTGTGGTGGAAATCAAGCAAAAGTCAACAGAACAACCTATGATGGTGATTCAGATTCATCTGGACCAGCTAGATTCCATGCCAGTCCAACAGGAAAATGGGCATCTAGCACCACTGGTGCATTCATTGATAGTGATCAACTTGGAGCAACTTATTATTCCACAAAATATACCTCTACACTTACTATGGTGGATGCTGAATTGTACATGACTGCGCGCGTTTCTCCTATTTCTTTGACTTATTATGGATTTTGCCTGGAAAATGGAAGCTACACAGTAAATCTACATTTTGCTGAAATAATGATCAGAGATGATCAAACCTATGGTAGTCTTGGAAGGCGTGTATTTGATATCTACCTTCAG GGAAAGGCAGTGCAAAAGGACTTCAATATTGCAGAAGAAGCAGGAGGAGTTGGTAAGAAAATTGTAAAACAGTTCAATGTTGTTGTTACTAGTAATACCTTGGAGATCCGATTGTATTGGGCTGGAAAAGGGACACAGTTTCTCCCTAATAGATCAGTATACGGTCCTCTTATATCAGCTATATCAGTTGAAACTG CAGACTCTCCACATGGAAGCATATCTGCAGGAGCTGTGGTTGGAATTGTGGTTGCAGCAACAGTTATTATCATTCTAGTATTTGGTACACTTTGGTGGAAAGGATGTTTTGGAAAGAAAAATTCATTAGCAAAAG AGCTGGAGAGTTTAGACCTACACACGGGTTTATTTACCTTAAGACAAATCAAAGCAGCCACAAATAACTTTGATCTTTCCAATAAGATTGGAGAAGGAGGGTTTGGTCCCGTGTACAAG GGATGTTTACCCAATGGGACATTAATAGCAGTAAAGCAACTTTCTTCTAAATCAAAGCAAGGGAATCGTGAGTTTTTAAATGAGATAGGCATGATTTCTGCTTTGCAGCATCCTTATCTTGTTAAACTCTATGGTTGTTGTGTGGAGGGAGATCAGTTGTTGCTGATATATGAATACTTGGAAAACAATAGTTTAGCTCGTGCTTTATTTG GTCCAGAAGAACATCAAATAAGATTAGATTGGTCAACTAGGAAGAAGATCTGTGTTGGTATTGCTAGAGGATTGGCATACCTTCATGAAGAATCAAGACTGAAGGTTGTTCACAGGGACATCAAAGCAACTAATGTGTTGCTTGATAAAGATCTTGACCCAAAGATATCTGATTTTGGTTTGGCCAGACTTGATGAGGAGGAGAACACTCACATTAGCACTAGAATTGCTGGGACCTA CGGATATATGGCTCCTGAGTACGCAATGCATGGTTATTTGACGGACAAAGCAGACGTTTATAGTTTTGGAATTGTTGTCTTGGAAATCATTAGTGGAAAGAACAACACCCTCTATCGGTCAAAGGAGGAGGCATTCTATCTTCTTGATTGG gCACATTTGTTGAAGGAGAGGGGTGACCTAATGGAGCTAGTTGATAGAAGATTAGGAGCAGATTTCAACAAAAAGGAAGCTATGGTGGTAATAAATGTGGCTCTCCTATGCACGAATGTAACTTCAAACCTTAGGCCCTCCATGTCGTCGGTGGTAAGTTACCTTGAAGGAAGGACTATGGTTCCAGAATTTGTTTCAGATTCAAGTGAAGTAATGGATGAAAAGAAGATGGAAGTAATGAGGAAGTATTACTATCAGATGGAAGAAAATACCTCACAAAGTCAGCGTATATTAAATGACGGGTCATGGACTGCTACATCTTCATCAGCTGTAGACCTTTATCCTGTTCACCTTGATTCTTCCTATTGGGAGGAAAGAAATTAA
- the LOC131627715 gene encoding probable leucine-rich repeat receptor-like serine/threonine-protein kinase At3g14840 isoform X2, whose translation MNTTFQFFSLFVIAIWFISLTAFGAATIHPDEKKALEDIAKSLGKKDWNFNIDPCSNKPNWTMGEPPNRRLDIVQSNVYCNCSIAGDNFCHVISITLKGQNLPGTLPPRLTRLRYLQTIDLSRNYLHGTIPKQWGSMMNISKIALPVNRLTGSIPAEIANISTLQNLELWNNQLSGNLPPELGYLTQIQTLRVSSNNFTGELPVTLAKLITLLDFRIEDNQFSGKIPDYIQNWKSIQKLMIQGSGLSGPIPSGISLLTNLTNLRISDLNGSDYAPLPQLNNLTSLEKLILRNCNINGTLPNYLRNMTTLKHLDLSFNNLSGIIPSTYAYLNNLTYIILTGNLLTGSMPPWSTKVNVDLSYNNFSLSQVSQICQNDKVNLFSTSWARNDIGTTSCLSFECPKPSNSLYINCGGNQAKVNRTTYDGDSDSSGPARFHASPTGKWASSTTGAFIDSDQLGATYYSTKYTSTLTMVDAELYMTARVSPISLTYYGFCLENGSYTVNLHFAEIMIRDDQTYGSLGRRVFDIYLQGKAVQKDFNIAEEAGGVGKKIVKQFNVVVTSNTLEIRLYWAGKGTQFLPNRSVYGPLISAISVETDSPHGSISAGAVVGIVVAATVIIILVFGTLWWKGCFGKKNSLAKELESLDLHTGLFTLRQIKAATNNFDLSNKIGEGGFGPVYKGCLPNGTLIAVKQLSSKSKQGNREFLNEIGMISALQHPYLVKLYGCCVEGDQLLLIYEYLENNSLARALFGPEEHQIRLDWSTRKKICVGIARGLAYLHEESRLKVVHRDIKATNVLLDKDLDPKISDFGLARLDEEENTHISTRIAGTYGYMAPEYAMHGYLTDKADVYSFGIVVLEIISGKNNTLYRSKEEAFYLLDWAHLLKERGDLMELVDRRLGADFNKKEAMVVINVALLCTNVTSNLRPSMSSVVSYLEGRTMVPEFVSDSSEVMDEKKMEVMRKYYYQMEENTSQSQRILNDGSWTATSSSAVDLYPVHLDSSYWEERN comes from the exons ATGAACACTACCTTTCAATTTTTCTCCCTTTTCGTCATTGCCATTTGGTTCATATCTCTTACAGCTTTTGGAGCTGCTACTATTCACCCCGACGAAA AGAAAGCTCTTGAAGATATAGCTAAATCACTTGGTAAGAAGGATTGGAACTTCAACATAGATCCATGCAGCAACAAACCTAACTGGACTATGGGTGAGCCTCCCAATCGCAGATTGGATATCGTACAGAGCAATGTTTACTGTAACTGCTCTATTGCCGGTGACAATTTCTGCCATGTTATTTCAAT AACTTTGAAAGGGCAAAATCTTCCTGGCACTCTCCCACCAAGACTGACCAGGTTGCGTTACCTTCAAACAAT TGACCTCTCTCGCAATTATTTGCATGGTACAATTCCAAAACAATGGGGCTCCATGATGAATATTAGTAAAAT TGCTCTTCCAGTAAACCGATTAACGGGTTCAATACCAGCtgagattgcaaacatatctactCTCCAAAATTT GGAGTTATGGAACAATCAGTTGTCAGGAAATCTTCCTCCTGAACTTGGGTATCTAACCCAAATTCAAACACT GCGAGTTTCCTCTAACAATTTTACTGGAGAACTACCTGTGACATTGGCCAAGCTCATTACATTGCTGGATTT CCGAATTGAGGACAATCAATTCTCTGGAAAGATACCTGATTATATTCAGAACTGGAAAAGTATACAAAAACT AATGATTCAAGGAAGTGGATTAAGTGGGCCGATTCCTTCTGGAATTTCACTCTTGACAAACTTAACTAACTT GAGAATTAGTGATTTGAATGGATCTGACTATGCACCTTTGCCACAACTTAATAATCTGACGTCATTAGAAAAACT GATTCTAAGGAATTGCAACATTAACGGGACGCTACCTAATTATCTTAGGAATATGACAACATTAAAGCATTT AGACCTCAGCTTTAACAACTTAAGTGGAATAATTCCTTCGACCTATGCTTACCTAAACAACTTGACATACAT AATTTTAACTGGAAACCTTCTCACTGGATCAATGCCTCCTTGGTCAACAAAAGTCAACGT AGACCTTTCATACAATAACTTCAGCTTAAGCCAAGTGAGTCAGATATGTCAAAATGATAAAGT GAACTTGTTTTCTACCTCATGGGCACGCAATGACAT AGGAACAACTTCGTGTTTGAGCTTTGAATGTCCCAAAC CCTCAAACTCCCTTTATATAAATTGTGGTGGAAATCAAGCAAAAGTCAACAGAACAACCTATGATGGTGATTCAGATTCATCTGGACCAGCTAGATTCCATGCCAGTCCAACAGGAAAATGGGCATCTAGCACCACTGGTGCATTCATTGATAGTGATCAACTTGGAGCAACTTATTATTCCACAAAATATACCTCTACACTTACTATGGTGGATGCTGAATTGTACATGACTGCGCGCGTTTCTCCTATTTCTTTGACTTATTATGGATTTTGCCTGGAAAATGGAAGCTACACAGTAAATCTACATTTTGCTGAAATAATGATCAGAGATGATCAAACCTATGGTAGTCTTGGAAGGCGTGTATTTGATATCTACCTTCAG GGAAAGGCAGTGCAAAAGGACTTCAATATTGCAGAAGAAGCAGGAGGAGTTGGTAAGAAAATTGTAAAACAGTTCAATGTTGTTGTTACTAGTAATACCTTGGAGATCCGATTGTATTGGGCTGGAAAAGGGACACAGTTTCTCCCTAATAGATCAGTATACGGTCCTCTTATATCAGCTATATCAGTTGAAACTG ACTCTCCACATGGAAGCATATCTGCAGGAGCTGTGGTTGGAATTGTGGTTGCAGCAACAGTTATTATCATTCTAGTATTTGGTACACTTTGGTGGAAAGGATGTTTTGGAAAGAAAAATTCATTAGCAAAAG AGCTGGAGAGTTTAGACCTACACACGGGTTTATTTACCTTAAGACAAATCAAAGCAGCCACAAATAACTTTGATCTTTCCAATAAGATTGGAGAAGGAGGGTTTGGTCCCGTGTACAAG GGATGTTTACCCAATGGGACATTAATAGCAGTAAAGCAACTTTCTTCTAAATCAAAGCAAGGGAATCGTGAGTTTTTAAATGAGATAGGCATGATTTCTGCTTTGCAGCATCCTTATCTTGTTAAACTCTATGGTTGTTGTGTGGAGGGAGATCAGTTGTTGCTGATATATGAATACTTGGAAAACAATAGTTTAGCTCGTGCTTTATTTG GTCCAGAAGAACATCAAATAAGATTAGATTGGTCAACTAGGAAGAAGATCTGTGTTGGTATTGCTAGAGGATTGGCATACCTTCATGAAGAATCAAGACTGAAGGTTGTTCACAGGGACATCAAAGCAACTAATGTGTTGCTTGATAAAGATCTTGACCCAAAGATATCTGATTTTGGTTTGGCCAGACTTGATGAGGAGGAGAACACTCACATTAGCACTAGAATTGCTGGGACCTA CGGATATATGGCTCCTGAGTACGCAATGCATGGTTATTTGACGGACAAAGCAGACGTTTATAGTTTTGGAATTGTTGTCTTGGAAATCATTAGTGGAAAGAACAACACCCTCTATCGGTCAAAGGAGGAGGCATTCTATCTTCTTGATTGG gCACATTTGTTGAAGGAGAGGGGTGACCTAATGGAGCTAGTTGATAGAAGATTAGGAGCAGATTTCAACAAAAAGGAAGCTATGGTGGTAATAAATGTGGCTCTCCTATGCACGAATGTAACTTCAAACCTTAGGCCCTCCATGTCGTCGGTGGTAAGTTACCTTGAAGGAAGGACTATGGTTCCAGAATTTGTTTCAGATTCAAGTGAAGTAATGGATGAAAAGAAGATGGAAGTAATGAGGAAGTATTACTATCAGATGGAAGAAAATACCTCACAAAGTCAGCGTATATTAAATGACGGGTCATGGACTGCTACATCTTCATCAGCTGTAGACCTTTATCCTGTTCACCTTGATTCTTCCTATTGGGAGGAAAGAAATTAA
- the LOC131627715 gene encoding probable leucine-rich repeat receptor-like serine/threonine-protein kinase At3g14840 isoform X1 produces the protein MNTTFQFFSLFVIAIWFISLTAFGAATIHPDEKKALEDIAKSLGKKDWNFNIDPCSNKPNWTMGEPPNRRLDIVQSNVYCNCSIAGDNFCHVISITLKGQNLPGTLPPRLTRLRYLQTIDLSRNYLHGTIPKQWGSMMNISKIALPVNRLTGSIPAEIANISTLQNLELWNNQLSGNLPPELGYLTQIQTLRVSSNNFTGELPVTLAKLITLLDFRIEDNQFSGKIPDYIQNWKSIQKLMIQGSGLSGPIPSGISLLTNLTNLRISDLNGSDYAPLPQLNNLTSLEKLILRNCNINGTLPNYLRNMTTLKHLDLSFNNLSGIIPSTYAYLNNLTYIILTGNLLTGSMPPWSTKVNVDLSYNNFSLSQVSQICQNDKVNLFSTSWARNDIGTTSCLSFECPKPSNSLYINCGGNQAKVNRTTYDGDSDSSGPARFHASPTGKWASSTTGAFIDSDQLGATYYSTKYTSTLTMVDAELYMTARVSPISLTYYGFCLENGSYTVNLHFAEIMIRDDQTYGSLGRRVFDIYLQGKAVQKDFNIAEEAGGVGKKIVKQFNVVVTSNTLEIRLYWAGKGTQFLPNRSVYGPLISAISVETADSPHGSISAGAVVGIVVAATVIIILVFGTLWWKGCFGKKNSLAKELESLDLHTGLFTLRQIKAATNNFDLSNKIGEGGFGPVYKGCLPNGTLIAVKQLSSKSKQGNREFLNEIGMISALQHPYLVKLYGCCVEGDQLLLIYEYLENNSLARALFGPEEHQIRLDWSTRKKICVGIARGLAYLHEESRLKVVHRDIKATNVLLDKDLDPKISDFGLARLDEEENTHISTRIAGTYGYMAPEYAMHGYLTDKADVYSFGIVVLEIISGKNNTLYRSKEEAFYLLDWAHLLKERGDLMELVDRRLGADFNKKEAMVVINVALLCTNVTSNLRPSMSSVVSYLEGRTMVPEFVSDSSEVMDEKKMEVMRKYYYQMEENTSQSQRILNDGSWTATSSSAVDLYPVHLDSSYWEERN, from the exons ATGAACACTACCTTTCAATTTTTCTCCCTTTTCGTCATTGCCATTTGGTTCATATCTCTTACAGCTTTTGGAGCTGCTACTATTCACCCCGACGAAA AGAAAGCTCTTGAAGATATAGCTAAATCACTTGGTAAGAAGGATTGGAACTTCAACATAGATCCATGCAGCAACAAACCTAACTGGACTATGGGTGAGCCTCCCAATCGCAGATTGGATATCGTACAGAGCAATGTTTACTGTAACTGCTCTATTGCCGGTGACAATTTCTGCCATGTTATTTCAAT AACTTTGAAAGGGCAAAATCTTCCTGGCACTCTCCCACCAAGACTGACCAGGTTGCGTTACCTTCAAACAAT TGACCTCTCTCGCAATTATTTGCATGGTACAATTCCAAAACAATGGGGCTCCATGATGAATATTAGTAAAAT TGCTCTTCCAGTAAACCGATTAACGGGTTCAATACCAGCtgagattgcaaacatatctactCTCCAAAATTT GGAGTTATGGAACAATCAGTTGTCAGGAAATCTTCCTCCTGAACTTGGGTATCTAACCCAAATTCAAACACT GCGAGTTTCCTCTAACAATTTTACTGGAGAACTACCTGTGACATTGGCCAAGCTCATTACATTGCTGGATTT CCGAATTGAGGACAATCAATTCTCTGGAAAGATACCTGATTATATTCAGAACTGGAAAAGTATACAAAAACT AATGATTCAAGGAAGTGGATTAAGTGGGCCGATTCCTTCTGGAATTTCACTCTTGACAAACTTAACTAACTT GAGAATTAGTGATTTGAATGGATCTGACTATGCACCTTTGCCACAACTTAATAATCTGACGTCATTAGAAAAACT GATTCTAAGGAATTGCAACATTAACGGGACGCTACCTAATTATCTTAGGAATATGACAACATTAAAGCATTT AGACCTCAGCTTTAACAACTTAAGTGGAATAATTCCTTCGACCTATGCTTACCTAAACAACTTGACATACAT AATTTTAACTGGAAACCTTCTCACTGGATCAATGCCTCCTTGGTCAACAAAAGTCAACGT AGACCTTTCATACAATAACTTCAGCTTAAGCCAAGTGAGTCAGATATGTCAAAATGATAAAGT GAACTTGTTTTCTACCTCATGGGCACGCAATGACAT AGGAACAACTTCGTGTTTGAGCTTTGAATGTCCCAAAC CCTCAAACTCCCTTTATATAAATTGTGGTGGAAATCAAGCAAAAGTCAACAGAACAACCTATGATGGTGATTCAGATTCATCTGGACCAGCTAGATTCCATGCCAGTCCAACAGGAAAATGGGCATCTAGCACCACTGGTGCATTCATTGATAGTGATCAACTTGGAGCAACTTATTATTCCACAAAATATACCTCTACACTTACTATGGTGGATGCTGAATTGTACATGACTGCGCGCGTTTCTCCTATTTCTTTGACTTATTATGGATTTTGCCTGGAAAATGGAAGCTACACAGTAAATCTACATTTTGCTGAAATAATGATCAGAGATGATCAAACCTATGGTAGTCTTGGAAGGCGTGTATTTGATATCTACCTTCAG GGAAAGGCAGTGCAAAAGGACTTCAATATTGCAGAAGAAGCAGGAGGAGTTGGTAAGAAAATTGTAAAACAGTTCAATGTTGTTGTTACTAGTAATACCTTGGAGATCCGATTGTATTGGGCTGGAAAAGGGACACAGTTTCTCCCTAATAGATCAGTATACGGTCCTCTTATATCAGCTATATCAGTTGAAACTG CAGACTCTCCACATGGAAGCATATCTGCAGGAGCTGTGGTTGGAATTGTGGTTGCAGCAACAGTTATTATCATTCTAGTATTTGGTACACTTTGGTGGAAAGGATGTTTTGGAAAGAAAAATTCATTAGCAAAAG AGCTGGAGAGTTTAGACCTACACACGGGTTTATTTACCTTAAGACAAATCAAAGCAGCCACAAATAACTTTGATCTTTCCAATAAGATTGGAGAAGGAGGGTTTGGTCCCGTGTACAAG GGATGTTTACCCAATGGGACATTAATAGCAGTAAAGCAACTTTCTTCTAAATCAAAGCAAGGGAATCGTGAGTTTTTAAATGAGATAGGCATGATTTCTGCTTTGCAGCATCCTTATCTTGTTAAACTCTATGGTTGTTGTGTGGAGGGAGATCAGTTGTTGCTGATATATGAATACTTGGAAAACAATAGTTTAGCTCGTGCTTTATTTG GTCCAGAAGAACATCAAATAAGATTAGATTGGTCAACTAGGAAGAAGATCTGTGTTGGTATTGCTAGAGGATTGGCATACCTTCATGAAGAATCAAGACTGAAGGTTGTTCACAGGGACATCAAAGCAACTAATGTGTTGCTTGATAAAGATCTTGACCCAAAGATATCTGATTTTGGTTTGGCCAGACTTGATGAGGAGGAGAACACTCACATTAGCACTAGAATTGCTGGGACCTA CGGATATATGGCTCCTGAGTACGCAATGCATGGTTATTTGACGGACAAAGCAGACGTTTATAGTTTTGGAATTGTTGTCTTGGAAATCATTAGTGGAAAGAACAACACCCTCTATCGGTCAAAGGAGGAGGCATTCTATCTTCTTGATTGG gCACATTTGTTGAAGGAGAGGGGTGACCTAATGGAGCTAGTTGATAGAAGATTAGGAGCAGATTTCAACAAAAAGGAAGCTATGGTGGTAATAAATGTGGCTCTCCTATGCACGAATGTAACTTCAAACCTTAGGCCCTCCATGTCGTCGGTGGTAAGTTACCTTGAAGGAAGGACTATGGTTCCAGAATTTGTTTCAGATTCAAGTGAAGTAATGGATGAAAAGAAGATGGAAGTAATGAGGAAGTATTACTATCAGATGGAAGAAAATACCTCACAAAGTCAGCGTATATTAAATGACGGGTCATGGACTGCTACATCTTCATCAGCTGTAGACCTTTATCCTGTTCACCTTGATTCTTCCTATTGGGAGGAAAGAAATTAA